In the Pontibacillus sp. HMF3514 genome, TCTTCTAAACGACGCTTTCCAATATAGCAAAAAGGACAGACGAAATCTGACCAAACTTCAATATTCATTCGTAACACCTCTTTTAATTCTGGTTCTCACTTATTTTAACACGCTGGGGATTGGTTAGACGTGTATGACGCTCATTATAAAGTGCCTGCCCCCCCATTACTTTAAAGCAATGGGGGGCAGGCACCTAAATAATCCCTTTGCTTTCTAAATGCTTGAATCGATGAAAAGCAAGCAAAATATCTTCTGCAATCATGCCAGCAGCACTCTTTTCCCAGCCAACTTGTTTAATGAATTGAAAACTCAAACAAGCATAGAAAACAGGGACAACGCTCATGGAGATATCCAATAATTTTGTAGCTTCTTCATGTTTGATAGGTAGATTTAACGTTTGAAGATAGGTTTGGATAACTAAGCTTTCATTCTCTGTCCATGTTAAATATTTACCTGTTTCATTCTTACTCATGTTTGTCCTCTTAGCATTTTGTAATAACTTATTGATTGAAAAGAAAGGAATTGTGATCACAGCTTCCTCCCAATCAAAAATGAGCATTTCTCCATTATCAAGTTTTGCTGCATTGCCTATATGTAGATCTAGGTGATAAAGGGATAGCGGTATAGGATATTGAGCTAAAGAACTACAAGCCTTTTTAATCTCTTTCCTGAGGTATGTATAGGTTTCCTCTAGAGCTAACAGTTCCAATTCTGTTTGTTCTACGCTCAAGTTTTTAGATATGAGCTGGCTGTTTTGTTTGTAATCTTCTTGATATCTTTCCTTCACATGAGATATGAAGTCTAAGCACTCAGATTCCACATCTGCAACGGAATACACTGGAATATCCTTATAGTCTTTATGTGTGGCTTGATTCTGTATAAGTGCCAGTGTTCTAGCGATTTGTACTATATCGTCAATTGAATCCGTTTTGCTGTCCACTTCCCCTTCAAAAGGAGTAAAGAGAAGCCAGGTCTGTCCATTGAAATTTTCTGCTTTTATCACGTGAGGTAAGTGGGGCGATTCTAGGGAGTTTAAGAAGGTATATATGCTGGGCGATGTTTGAAATAAAGGCAAAAATGCAATTTTGCAAACATAATCTTGATCCCCTTGGAACATTGCTGTAATTCCCCAATCATTCGAACGGAATATCTTCGTAGGACCTTTAACATGATGGGAGTTGGTTGCTTTTTCAATCCATGCTCGAACATCAGTAAGCGATACTTTTTCTTCATTCCATTTTAGTTCCATTGATTTAATCACCTTTTCTTTAAAAGATGGAAATTGTATAGATCTTTTTATTCACCTATGATTATTATGACACGTTCGTCACCTTCGTCAAGGTGCTTGTCACCACCCGGTATGTGTCGAATGAAATGATGTATCCGACAAAATTTGGGGGATGACAGGCACTTTCTTTATCTGAATTTAGAACCCTTGATAAATGTTTCGGCTGGCTCTTTTAGTAACTTGGTGTGGTCAGTTTGACTTTGGTTTTCTAGGTAGTCATTGACGACTTGATAGCCTATGTTGTAGCCGATCCATTTCGGGAAGCGGCTTAATGTTTTGCCATACATGAGTTTGAATTGATGGTCAGGATCCGTGTTGGATAATGACGACCTAAACTGACTTTTCCAAATGGATTCAACTTCTTCATAGGTGTATAGAGACGTCCAGGGAGCTAACCACTTCTCCCCATAGCGATCCTTGACTGCACACTCAGCTAACCCTTCCAAAACAAGCAAATCTTGTAACGCCAATTTTTGATCATTAAGGTCGAGTGCACGCATGCGACAGACATGATGATATTCATGAGCTAATATGGCTTTGAGCTCGGTGGAAGGGTGATCAGAGGAAATAAATAAGAAAATACCGCGCTTCAATGCTAATCCGTTCTTTTTTGTAGCCCTGTGTTTTAACGGTTTATCCCCATGTTTGATTGGAAAAATAAAGACCGGGATATCAGGGCCATTCCATTCGTTTTTCAACCGGTGAAACTCTTTCTGGATAAGTTCCCATACATTCTGTTTTTCCATCTCCTTCACGACTGCTTCCATCCGCCTCCATTCTCTAGGTTGAAACAGTCCATTCTGATGAAGATGATAAAGAAGTTCTTCTGGGTGTAGGTTAGATAAATACGATTCTATCGGCTCGCATAATGCTTCTGATTGAATGTCATATAGAGAATGATGGGATGTGGATTGACACTTCTTAAAAAAAGCTAATAACCAAGCTTTTGTATCAACAATACTCATAAAACATCACCTTTTTTTTAAAAAGTTTTACAAAGATATAAACCTAATCTATCTAGACTTCAACGTATGACTAGTCCAAAGGGGAGAGATACGGCATAAGTTATGAATACATATCAGTTTTAAATTATGTTTTCAAAGGAGGATATGTATGTCATATGATGCAATGTATCAAAGATGTTGTCGTTTACAAGGTAGGGTAGTAAGACTTCGTTGCCATGGTCGCGTGCATGTTGGAGAAGTAACACGAGTAACGAGATCGCATGTATGGATTAGGCCTATAGGAGGTCCAAGAGGTTTAGGTTATGGATTTTTTGGTTTTAGAGGTTTCGGAGTTCCATTTGCTCTCGGTGCCATTACAGGGATTGCGTTAGCTTCGGTTTTCTTTTGGTAAAAGGCTTTGGGGACAGTTCACTAACAATGTATTCAATGACCGAAGAATTGTTTGGGTGGATGTCTTGAGGAATGAGAAAGACTGACGAATCTTTAAATAAGAGGAGATGCTTTTAAGG is a window encoding:
- a CDS encoding DUF2268 domain-containing protein gives rise to the protein MSIVDTKAWLLAFFKKCQSTSHHSLYDIQSEALCEPIESYLSNLHPEELLYHLHQNGLFQPREWRRMEAVVKEMEKQNVWELIQKEFHRLKNEWNGPDIPVFIFPIKHGDKPLKHRATKKNGLALKRGIFLFISSDHPSTELKAILAHEYHHVCRMRALDLNDQKLALQDLLVLEGLAECAVKDRYGEKWLAPWTSLYTYEEVESIWKSQFRSSLSNTDPDHQFKLMYGKTLSRFPKWIGYNIGYQVVNDYLENQSQTDHTKLLKEPAETFIKGSKFR